The window GGGGTCGTAAGGGGACACATGGATGGGTGCCACACGCTGAAATCTATATTTTAAATCCTTTGGATTGTGTCCGTAAATGTTGGATGCCCCAATGGAATATTCACGGCTTTGTCCAGTTTTCTTGCTGTATACGCTAAAGCGTCCTTTACAATTGTTGTAAACGATGTAGTGGTTGCCGGGCATAGGGATCACCGGTCCAGTTTCGCATCCCCCTACATCCAACATCACGGGTCCATTTATTGGAGAAGTTGCCGAAGGCGCCATGCTTGGAATGGCCAAGGTGGTATTGTCCTGCTGTGCGCCATAGACCCAATAGGGATATTGGTCGTCCACCGCTACTTGATAGATTTCGGCGGTAGGTTGGTTGTATTGTGTGGACCATGTTTTTCCGCCATTGTGCGATACGTTGGCTCCGCCATCGTTACATTGGATCAACAAATCGGGATTATCCGGGTTCAACCATATATCGTGGTTATCTCCGTGGGGGACACTCATGCGTGTCCAAGTCTTGCCCCCATCCACGGATTTGATCAATGGGTTGGCATTGGAATACACAATATCGGGATTGGTGGGGTCCAACTCAATATTGGTATAATAAAATGGTCGGTTGACCAAACGTTCATCATCCGAAACATGGACAAAGGATTTTCCTTGATCCACCGATTTGTACAATCCTCGTTCATCTCCCGGGGCTTCTACAACGGCGTAAAGGATACTGGAATCCACTGGTGACACGGCCAAATCAATTTTACCGATCAAACCTTTTGGGAGTCCGTCTTCCAGTTTCACCCAATCTTTCCCTCCGTTCACGGATTTATAGATACCGCCTTCGTTGTTTTTACCCCCAGAATCTATGGTCCATGGGGTCCTTCGCGCTTTCCATGCGGCTGCGTACACCACGTTGGGATTTCCTGGCAATAATTCCAAGTCGGCAAAACCGGTTTCTTCGGAAACATACAATACCTTTTCCCAGGTTTTTCCGCCATCGGTGGTTTTAAAAACACCTCGTTCTTCGTTGGGTTTAAAGGCGTTTCCAATAGCCGCCACCCAGACTATATTGCTATTGGTGGGGTCTATTTCCACGGCACCAATCTGGCCCGCATTCTCTAAGCCGATGTGCTCCCATGTTTTCCCGGCATCAATGGACTTATATACGCCTTTACCAGAGATAATATTACTTCGTATACCGTCAGAACCCGTTCCGACGTAGACAATGTTGGGATCATTGGCAGCGATTTCAATCGCACCGATGGAAGGTGTTTTAAAAAAGCCATCAGAAACATTATGCCAAGAGGTTCCATAATCCTCGGTTTTCCAGACACCGGCACCAGAAGCCCCAAAATAAAAGGTTCCCGGTTGCAGAGGAGTTCCGGTTACCGTAGTTACACGGCCTCCCCGGGAGGGTCCTATGGTACGGTATTGCAAGGCTTCAAAATCCTGTGCAAAAAGGGCACAACTCAGTAAAAATGAAAAAAGAAAAGAAAAAGAACGTTGCTTTAAGCTCATGAGTCAGTTGAATAGTTTGGTTGAACCCCAAATCTACTAAATACCTAGCCAATCTGAAACGGTCGGGAATAGAATTGCAGGATTTTATGACCAACGAAAGCTCTCAGTACAAATGATCCGTCATCCTTTTCAAACCAACCTCAGGCAAAAACTGATCTGAAATGGTCAAAATCGCATGCAAGTTGTCCCGTAATCAATCTAACTTAACCTCTTCGGGAGTTATAGACGTTTGTAAAAGATGAAGGGCCATATCGGCCAAAAGCAAACGCTGTTTTTCCAACCAGGCTTCATCATTTTTTTGGGCAGGGTGCTGCATATAGGCCGTTTCTATTTGATTGTGCAGTTCCCAGCTAACGTTTATCATTGCAATTCGTTCCTCTTTGGTCATACAATTATGTTTAGCACGTACCAAACCAGTTTGGCACGTGCATGATTAATTCCAACGGTTAGGTCGAGTTGCCGTTTTAAACATTACCCTCCCTTAAACGGTATGTGAGAGGTCTTGGTTCCAAATCCCCGTGGCTACGGTTTTTTCTACGTAGGTGTTGAAATCAGTTGCAGGCCGTCCCAAAACTTCTTCCACATCATAGGATATCTCTTGATTATCCGGGTTGCCCAACACCTCTTGGAACAGGTATCCGAAGAGCCAAACATAGGAGTCGGGCAATCCGGCTTGCTTCATTCCCGCTTTGAACTCCTCAATGGTGATGGGGTGAAACTGTATTTCCTTTCCGATTCCTGCGGCCATGGCCTCCACAGCCTCCCCAAAGGTCATTTTTCGAGGTCCGGTTACGGTAATCGTCTGTCCGTTGTAGCGATCATCCACTAACACTTTGGCCACTACATCTGCGATGTCATCAGCATCTACAAAGGGAATCTCCGCCTCTGGCATGGGGAGGGCCACTTGACCGTTCAATACGAACTCCAAAAAAGCGCCCTCACTAAAGTTTTGGTTGAACCAAGAAGCACGTACCAAGGTGTAGTTTAAACCCGAATTGGCCACAATTTCTTCGCAAGCCTCAGCTTCCCTCTCCCCTTTTCCGGATAATAGCACCACCTTTTCCAATCCTTCGCGCAAGGCAGCCTCCGTAAGTTTTTCAATGGCTTCCTTAGCCCCAGGGACGGCAAGGTCGGGATAGTATACAATGTAGGCCCTATCCATCCCCTTTAAGGCGGCGGCATAGGAGGATGGGTCCTCCCAATCGAATGCCGGGCTCGTTTTTCTGCCAACAACCCTTACGTTGTGGCCTGATTGAATTACATTTTCTGCAACACGACGGCCCGTTTTTCCGGTTCCGCCAATAACTAAGATGTTCTCTGTTTTCATGACTGTTATTTTTAGTTTTAATGTTTGTTCTACTTCAAAAAATGATTGGTATGATCAGGAATTGACTGTTTCCTTTTTTCCATATACCTCGACGTACCAATAGCAAGTTGCCGTGATGACAAACTCCATTCCGATAAGCCAAAAGCCAATGGCGGTGAAGAAACTGTAATAACTTCCTCCATAGGGCTCTATGAACAGGGGCACTGTGACCAATGCATCCAAAACCGCTGCAATCGAAAAGAAAACAAGCCCTAACCAGTAACCTTTGGTGGTGTAATTTTTCCTGTAGTATAATTTTGACCCGAACCAAACCAACGGTACTACGCCTATGGACAGAAATATATTGGCTTGTAGCTCAGGGTTCTCCAAAACCGGGATATAAAATGATAAAGTATATAGGCTCACCCCGATAATCCAGATAAAAATACCTATCCCAATAGCTCTTACATGTTTCATGACTGTTCGTTTTTTGATTGTTATGATTTAATTTTTGTGAATACCGTGATGAGCGATATCAAAAAGGACGCTAAAGCAAAAAGGGTGCGGATGGTATGAAACCGATTCCATTTGGTTTCGTAATAGTCCCTAAACGATTTCATTCTTTCCAAATCAAGTGCGGAGAGGTCCATGGCCTCCAACTCGTTGTTCAAAGGGACATTCCCCATACCGGTAACTGTGATGGTACCCAAAAGATATAGTAAGGATGACGCCAACAGCAGGCCAAAGGCCAACTTATCCGTTTGAAATTGGTAACTGGCCGCAACTCCCAAAGCGACAATACTTCCAAAGAAAACAATGAAAAATAAGGGGTTGAGTATGGCCCTGTTGATGGATTGCATGGTCTCTAGATAAGACTGGTCCGATATTTTCAGGGTTCCAGGGATTACCGATACCGACCAAGCATAAAACAAACCCGCCGACAATCCTGTCAATACGACCGAAGCAAATAGAGAAATTGTTTTGATAGAAACATCCATGATACACCTGTTTTTGATTCTGGGTGTAAAATTGGGATGATTGGGTCGGCCATGCTTGACCCTTTTTGCCAATCTTTTGACATTTTAAGCCAAACTCGCTGTTTTACTGTTGATTACGGAATTCCACAGGTGTCAGGTCAGTCCATCTTTTAAAGGCACGGTTAAAAGCACTCTGTTCGGAAAAGCCAGTTTCAAAAGCGATTTCGGCTATACTTCTTGAACTGTTCCTTAATAGATTCGTGGCGATACGTTCCTGTGTTTTTTTGATGAGATCCCGAAAAGACACTCCATTATCCGCAAGCCTGCGGGCCAAGGTACGGTTGCTCATCCCCATAAGGCTTGCAATGTGATGTATGCTAGGGATACCGCTGGGCAGGGCATCCTGTATCAAGTTTTCACAATCGCTGGCAATTCTATTGGCATTGATTTCCATTCCCTTGGTCTCCTCCTCTACGCGCTCCACCAAAAAGCGGTTGATGTTTACATCGGCCTTTGCCGTTCGCATTGCCAAATCTGCCGTGGTATAGGAGATGGAATACTGGGGTTGATTGAAGTGAATGGGACAATTGAACGACTTTTCATAGGTACTGATATCCGAAGGGGCACTATGTTTAAAACAAACTTCGGTCGGAGAGATGTTGGACTCCGACATAGCCCGAAGCACGACAACCGTTGCCGAAAGTGTGGCTTCGTTGGACAACTCCAATCCCTTGCGGTGGGGTTCCCTCAATAAATGGATGACAGAAAAGGGATTTCCCTTCTCCACCTTAAAAACATAGGTGTTGGACAGCATCTTAAAATACCGCTCCGAGCGCTCAAAGATTTCCCCCACGTAGGAACAAGTGCGCCACGAAAGTCCCAAAACCCCGTAGTCCTCGATTTTCATTTGCTGCCCTACCCTTATGGAAAACCCCGGTCCCAGCGTATCATCCAAACGTTCGTGGAGTTCAAAGAATTCCTCTGCTGGAACCGCTTTAACCGCTTCCAAATCCTTATAAGGTGTTTTGAATGCATTGAGATAAGCCATGGCCACCCCCTCTTTCAGGGCACAGTCCATCATTTTCCGATAAAGGCTTACGGCGGTATATTTCATCCTTATGAAAATTTTGACGACCACCCCACTTTGTATCTCAACATCTCCAAACTTTCAGTAAACCAAAAATGCTTGATATGCCCATTATTTGGTCCGAAGGACGATCAAAAAAAGATTCGATAGCTCAATATAGGCATCTTTGGGGATATAACCCCCTAATGCATGAATGTGGCATTAGAGACCTATCTATTTTTCAATGAATAATAGTATCAAAATAGATAGCACCTTTGGTGATAAGCTATTTATTCGTTTCATCTGAACGTATAAGTGTATCTTCTATGCCCACGCTCCATAAATCATTTGAGGAAACCTAGATTTTCGACATAATTGCAACCTCATCCCCATAATCAGATTACAATTTCCAACATTTTAACACATCTAATCGATAGGATTTATTTTTTATGAAAAATATTTATAACTTCATCGGTAGTTCTCCTACAAAAAGAATTTTAAAAGTTTACAATTATTTTATCCCCTATGTGGAGAAATATACTAAAAGCCGCTGTTGCGCTGTACGTTCCACTTCTCATCTTCTCTTTGTATTGGGGTTATGTACAAAAGCAAAGCCTCATACAAAGTATGGGAAGCATACAGCAGCGGAACATTCTCAATAAAAGCTACCACTTGATCGATCAAAGCATCAATTTGATCAGTATAACCTCCTTTTGGTCGGATATCAACTTCCCTGAAGCCTTTTCAAAAACCAACCCCCTTGATGCTACCTTCATCAACAACTACATCCGAATTATGCAGGGTTACCCCATTTATGACCAATTGCGGTTTATCGACTTGCATGGGGACGAGGTGCTACGGTTTGAAAGAATAGCCCTAGACAGCATGGCCCCTAAAGAACTGCAAAACAAAATCGATAGGGATTATATTAAAAGAGGACTAGCCTTGGAGAGAGGCCAAGTCTATGTGAGCCCCATTGAACTGAATAAGGAAAATGGTGTGATTGAGGTTCCCCACAGACCGGTGTTGCGAGGGGTGACCCAAATTTTTGATGGCAACGATGTGCAGGTAGGATTGGCCGTGGTCAATTTTAACATGGACAACATTTTCAGTTTTATGAAATCACGAATTACTGAAGATAACTTTTTCTTGCTGGACACCGATGGCCGTATCATTACCTCCAATCTTGACTTTAATACCCTTGCGCATCAAAATAAGATGACCCCAAAGGACTCCTCCATCCAAAAAAGATTGGAGCTAAAAAACCTCATTTTTAAG is drawn from Flagellimonas sp. MMG031 and contains these coding sequences:
- a CDS encoding NmrA family NAD(P)-binding protein, producing the protein MKTENILVIGGTGKTGRRVAENVIQSGHNVRVVGRKTSPAFDWEDPSSYAAALKGMDRAYIVYYPDLAVPGAKEAIEKLTEAALREGLEKVVLLSGKGEREAEACEEIVANSGLNYTLVRASWFNQNFSEGAFLEFVLNGQVALPMPEAEIPFVDADDIADVVAKVLVDDRYNGQTITVTGPRKMTFGEAVEAMAAGIGKEIQFHPITIEEFKAGMKQAGLPDSYVWLFGYLFQEVLGNPDNQEISYDVEEVLGRPATDFNTYVEKTVATGIWNQDLSHTV
- a CDS encoding DUF5367 family protein, with the translated sequence MKHVRAIGIGIFIWIIGVSLYTLSFYIPVLENPELQANIFLSIGVVPLVWFGSKLYYRKNYTTKGYWLGLVFFSIAAVLDALVTVPLFIEPYGGSYYSFFTAIGFWLIGMEFVITATCYWYVEVYGKKETVNS
- a CDS encoding DUF1772 domain-containing protein; the protein is MDVSIKTISLFASVVLTGLSAGLFYAWSVSVIPGTLKISDQSYLETMQSINRAILNPLFFIVFFGSIVALGVAASYQFQTDKLAFGLLLASSLLYLLGTITVTGMGNVPLNNELEAMDLSALDLERMKSFRDYYETKWNRFHTIRTLFALASFLISLITVFTKIKS
- a CDS encoding AraC family transcriptional regulator ligand-binding domain-containing protein, coding for MKYTAVSLYRKMMDCALKEGVAMAYLNAFKTPYKDLEAVKAVPAEEFFELHERLDDTLGPGFSIRVGQQMKIEDYGVLGLSWRTCSYVGEIFERSERYFKMLSNTYVFKVEKGNPFSVIHLLREPHRKGLELSNEATLSATVVVLRAMSESNISPTEVCFKHSAPSDISTYEKSFNCPIHFNQPQYSISYTTADLAMRTAKADVNINRFLVERVEEETKGMEINANRIASDCENLIQDALPSGIPSIHHIASLMGMSNRTLARRLADNGVSFRDLIKKTQERIATNLLRNSSRSIAEIAFETGFSEQSAFNRAFKRWTDLTPVEFRNQQ